The following proteins come from a genomic window of Alicyclobacillus dauci:
- a CDS encoding alkaline phosphatase family protein: MKMKKALYSLSAIATATLCLATAVNPAYASSASSEQNAQKQNSKNPFQHVYVIMMENHGNADIIGNPLMPNMNSLINNYGFDDNYYGVTHPSLPNYAALISGSNWNTYDDNSSDRFDVPNLVDQLESKNLTWKGYMESMPSVGYTGTGSGSLYAIRHNPFMLMTDIAGNPARLQNIMPFTQFQQDLNNNTVPNFSFITPNLINDMHGVSGSTDQQLYQAGDKFVQDTVQEIMSSKSWKTSKSVIYITFDEGDDSGEGPAAPGPNAKYPGGGNTPLIMIDNTYLHPFTIHTWADHYSLLRTIEQNWGLSFLANAANPQVTTLPVPGEPKLNQDNNQNNN; the protein is encoded by the coding sequence ATGAAAATGAAAAAGGCGCTCTATTCACTCTCCGCCATTGCCACTGCAACGCTCTGCCTTGCAACAGCAGTTAATCCTGCGTACGCGTCTTCTGCCAGCAGTGAACAGAATGCACAAAAACAAAATTCCAAAAATCCATTCCAGCACGTGTATGTGATTATGATGGAAAATCACGGAAATGCGGATATTATTGGCAACCCATTGATGCCAAACATGAACTCGTTGATTAACAACTACGGATTCGATGACAATTACTATGGTGTGACGCATCCAAGTCTCCCCAACTACGCCGCGTTAATCAGTGGTAGCAACTGGAATACTTACGACGATAACTCGAGTGATCGATTCGATGTGCCAAACCTCGTGGATCAACTAGAATCGAAAAACCTGACCTGGAAGGGTTATATGGAAAGCATGCCTTCCGTTGGATACACCGGTACGGGTTCGGGTAGTCTGTATGCGATTAGGCACAATCCGTTTATGTTGATGACAGACATCGCGGGTAATCCTGCTCGATTGCAAAACATTATGCCGTTCACCCAGTTCCAACAAGATTTAAACAATAACACCGTGCCGAATTTCTCCTTCATCACGCCAAATCTGATCAATGACATGCACGGAGTTAGTGGCTCCACTGATCAACAACTGTACCAAGCTGGTGACAAGTTTGTACAAGATACTGTCCAAGAAATCATGTCATCGAAGAGCTGGAAAACCAGTAAATCAGTGATTTACATCACTTTTGACGAAGGAGATGATTCGGGGGAGGGTCCAGCTGCACCGGGTCCGAATGCAAAGTATCCTGGCGGAGGTAACACTCCACTCATTATGATTGACAACACCTATCTGCATCCGTTTACCATCCACACTTGGGCTGACCATTACTCACTGCTTCGAACCATAGAACAAAACTGGGGTCTCAGCTTTTTGGCAAACGCTGCAAATCCACAAGTTACCACCTTGCCGGTTCCTGGAGAACCTAAGCTTAACCAAGACAACAATCAAAACAACAACTAA
- a CDS encoding DMT family transporter, with protein MEQIESKLNFENRLQTSSSTVNKSTTVAGKRFEHFKGLSMVLLGAVLWGVSGTAAQVLFQRYGFNPGWLVMVRMSSAGVLLLAGISIRLGLTHIFEVWKYRRDSLKLILFGIVGLLGVQYSYFASIRYGNAATGTMLQYMGPIFITTYVTLRNRRMPSTMQIVAVLLALIGAFLLVTDGNLRAFTVSPLAVFWGMISALTLAFYSLYPQSLLHRYGSATITGWGMLIGGVAMGVINPPWQFSGHGSLGTWGLVSFVVLFGTLIAFYVYIASLKYISASEASVLSCGEPLSATIIAVAFLNLKMGLPAMLGGLCIIVTVTILARKGSSD; from the coding sequence TTGGAGCAGATAGAATCGAAACTGAACTTTGAAAATCGGTTGCAAACAAGCTCGTCCACCGTAAATAAGTCCACCACCGTAGCAGGAAAAAGATTTGAGCATTTTAAAGGACTTTCGATGGTTCTGCTGGGGGCTGTACTGTGGGGCGTATCGGGCACTGCTGCTCAAGTGTTGTTTCAACGCTATGGATTTAATCCTGGCTGGCTCGTCATGGTTCGTATGAGCAGCGCTGGGGTGTTACTTTTAGCGGGTATTTCAATTAGATTGGGACTTACCCATATATTTGAGGTGTGGAAATATAGAAGAGATTCATTGAAATTGATTCTTTTTGGGATAGTGGGCTTGCTCGGCGTCCAATATTCATATTTTGCATCGATTCGGTATGGCAATGCCGCCACGGGAACGATGCTTCAGTATATGGGTCCAATATTTATTACGACGTATGTGACGTTACGAAACCGCAGAATGCCGAGCACCATGCAGATTGTGGCTGTTTTATTGGCGCTTATTGGCGCCTTCCTTCTAGTGACAGATGGCAATTTGCGTGCTTTCACTGTGTCGCCCTTAGCTGTATTTTGGGGAATGATTTCGGCTCTGACCCTCGCATTCTACTCTCTGTACCCTCAGAGCCTATTGCACAGGTACGGTTCCGCAACGATTACAGGTTGGGGGATGCTCATTGGTGGGGTTGCAATGGGTGTCATCAATCCACCGTGGCAATTTTCCGGTCACGGCTCGTTAGGTACATGGGGTCTCGTAAGCTTTGTCGTTTTGTTCGGAACACTCATCGCATTTTACGTTTACATTGCCAGCCTCAAATACATTTCAGCCTCCGAAGCAAGCGTCTTATCGTGTGGTGAACCACTATCCGCGACAATTATCGCTGTGGCATTTTTGAATTTGAAAATGGGGTTGCCTGCAATGCTTGGAGGGCTGTGTATTATTGTGACGGTGACCATCTTGGCCCGCAAAGGTTCCTCAGACTGA
- a CDS encoding DMT family transporter has translation MEYTIQNAELESLQSTGARKSPVVTWCRHAWNSRWTADISLLLVALIWGTSYVASKDVVSTVPVLQFLFIRFSLTTILMLPLTIGAIRKADRSTWETGVVFGLFLLAIFTLETFGVAHTSAANAGFIISLFAVMVPLIDSIVYRKRPKIALFGAVVLSILGTALLTLHGFHVNIGDFLVLGAALCRAIQMTFTKKMTEGKRMDSGAVTTIQLGVVAIGSGIVSICKHPSLVNLTPSFWLITGYLAVFATMFAFFVQLTMIRRTSPARVAILMSSEPIFAAICSVLLLGEHISVMTMVGGICIVIAMLWGRRIS, from the coding sequence ATGGAATATACCATTCAAAATGCTGAGTTGGAGTCGCTACAGTCAACAGGTGCACGAAAGTCACCGGTTGTTACGTGGTGTCGACATGCGTGGAACTCACGATGGACAGCAGACATTTCCTTGCTCCTTGTCGCACTTATTTGGGGAACATCTTATGTTGCATCTAAAGATGTTGTATCAACAGTACCCGTTTTACAGTTCCTCTTCATCCGATTTTCTTTAACAACCATCCTTATGCTGCCACTGACAATCGGCGCCATTCGGAAGGCGGATCGCTCAACATGGGAAACAGGTGTTGTCTTTGGTCTATTCCTGTTGGCCATTTTTACGCTAGAAACGTTCGGCGTAGCGCATACTTCCGCGGCTAACGCTGGGTTCATTATTAGCTTGTTTGCAGTGATGGTCCCGTTGATTGACAGTATTGTGTATCGCAAACGGCCAAAGATCGCTTTGTTTGGAGCCGTGGTCTTATCTATACTTGGCACAGCATTACTGACCCTGCATGGGTTTCACGTTAACATCGGGGATTTTCTCGTCCTCGGAGCGGCACTCTGTCGAGCCATTCAGATGACGTTCACAAAGAAAATGACTGAAGGGAAGCGGATGGATTCCGGAGCAGTCACCACTATCCAGCTCGGCGTCGTTGCAATTGGATCCGGGATTGTAAGCATCTGTAAACACCCATCTCTGGTAAACCTAACGCCTTCATTTTGGCTCATTACTGGATACCTTGCAGTCTTTGCTACGATGTTTGCCTTTTTTGTTCAGCTCACCATGATTCGGAGAACTTCGCCAGCTCGAGTGGCGATACTCATGAGTAGTGAACCCATTTTTGCGGCGATCTGTTCCGTTTTGCTCCTGGGCGAGCACATTTCAGTCATGACCATGGTGGGGGGGATTTGTATCGTGATCGCCATGCTATGGGGGAGAAGGATTTCTTAA
- a CDS encoding GntR family transcriptional regulator: MPIPRGYSSPERVSAKERAFLQIQHWIVDGTLQPGEKLNDGELAEALGVSRTPIREALQTLELQGFVEMHRGRDTRVTRITKDDIHKIYPPLASLQSLAAELATGLVTTEFLEHLRHINGAFASSLERKASYQAMEWDEEFHNAIVECTDNAYISSFVSTLQLHVRRLKYVFFQDAMLSTKSALEHDQIIIAFEQRDSNKAAEIMRKNWLRPMGELCETIA; encoded by the coding sequence GTGCCAATTCCACGAGGGTATTCAAGCCCTGAACGAGTATCTGCGAAGGAGCGAGCGTTCCTTCAGATTCAACACTGGATCGTCGATGGAACCTTACAACCGGGCGAGAAATTAAACGATGGTGAATTAGCTGAGGCACTAGGTGTCAGCAGAACGCCGATCCGCGAGGCCCTGCAGACGCTCGAATTGCAGGGCTTCGTGGAGATGCATCGAGGGCGTGATACGAGAGTAACCCGAATCACCAAGGATGATATCCATAAAATCTATCCTCCGTTGGCGTCTCTTCAATCCCTGGCGGCGGAACTGGCAACAGGGTTGGTTACAACGGAATTCCTCGAGCACCTCCGGCACATCAATGGGGCATTTGCGTCTTCGCTGGAGCGAAAAGCATCTTATCAAGCGATGGAGTGGGACGAGGAGTTTCATAACGCAATTGTTGAATGTACCGATAATGCATACATTTCGTCCTTTGTATCCACTCTGCAACTGCATGTGCGTCGCTTGAAGTACGTGTTCTTTCAGGATGCCATGTTGTCAACCAAGTCGGCACTTGAACACGATCAAATCATCATCGCTTTTGAACAGCGGGATTCCAACAAAGCTGCGGAAATTATGCGGAAAAATTGGTTGCGTCCTATGGGAGAACTGTGTGAGACTATCGCATAA
- a CDS encoding AAA family ATPase, with translation MFLKEIQFTDWPQDSIRYPFNLPVFQGLPNIRFERPVTFFVGENGSGKSTLLEAIAKCAGFNAEGGSRYNVFSTANTESSLDDHIRLSWLPKVTRGFFLRAESFFNFASYIDTLERECPTGYTAYGGKSLHQQSHGESFLSLFTHRFRGRGKALYLLDEPEAALSPARQLALLRVIWEHEQSGQAQFIIATHSPILLGYPNGQIFNFDTSPLSHIRYEETEHYFITKQFLLNRQGMLRELFESEE, from the coding sequence TTGTTCTTGAAGGAGATTCAGTTTACGGATTGGCCACAAGACTCTATTAGGTATCCATTTAATCTTCCAGTGTTCCAGGGACTACCCAATATTCGCTTTGAAAGACCTGTTACCTTTTTCGTTGGTGAGAATGGTTCGGGGAAATCGACATTACTTGAAGCGATCGCAAAGTGCGCCGGATTCAATGCTGAAGGCGGTAGCCGATACAATGTATTTTCGACAGCGAATACCGAATCATCGCTCGATGACCACATTCGATTGTCATGGCTACCAAAAGTGACAAGGGGATTCTTTCTGCGTGCCGAGAGCTTTTTCAATTTTGCGAGTTACATCGATACGCTAGAGCGTGAATGCCCGACCGGATACACCGCTTACGGCGGGAAATCACTTCATCAGCAGTCCCACGGCGAATCGTTCTTATCCCTGTTTACGCATCGCTTTCGTGGACGTGGTAAAGCTCTCTATCTTCTCGACGAACCGGAGGCAGCTCTTTCTCCCGCCCGCCAACTGGCATTGCTGAGAGTTATCTGGGAGCACGAACAGAGCGGGCAGGCCCAATTCATCATTGCGACTCACTCGCCCATCCTTCTTGGATATCCAAACGGTCAAATTTTCAATTTCGATACCAGCCCTCTGTCTCACATTCGATATGAGGAAACGGAGCACTACTTCATAACGAAGCAATTCTTGTTAAACAGACAGGGTATGCTCAGAGAATTATTCGAATCAGAAGAATGA
- a CDS encoding acyl-CoA dehydrogenase family protein: MLDFSLSTEQLELQSVVRKFTKAEILPYIKQWDEDHHFDLDVVSKLARLGLMGVCIPEQYGGAGMDYNSLAIVCEELEYGDTAYRTAVSVHTGLNSMTLLQWGTEEQKQEYLVPQAQGKKLGAFGLTEPDAGSDAGSLRTRAIRDGHDYILNGSKIWISLADHADNFLVFATVDPDKKHRGVTAFIVERAFPGVTTRPIRGKLGIHGGNTGEVILENVRVPTKNRLGEEGEGFKIAMSALDNGRFTVAAGAMGLTRASLDASVKYAHERKTFGVEIGRHQLVQQMIAKMEAGYQTSQLLVFKSGWLKNQGIRNTRETSLAKWIASDIAFNSASDAIQIHGAYGYSNEYPVERFMRNAKALVIYEGTREIHTIMQAEYALGYRQDKQLNKMLPEWSGFDE, translated from the coding sequence ATGCTAGATTTTTCCCTAAGCACAGAACAACTTGAACTTCAGTCGGTTGTTCGGAAATTTACTAAGGCTGAAATCCTGCCGTACATCAAACAATGGGATGAAGATCACCACTTTGATTTGGACGTTGTTAGCAAGTTGGCCCGGCTGGGTCTGATGGGTGTCTGCATACCGGAGCAATATGGGGGCGCCGGAATGGACTACAACTCTCTCGCGATTGTGTGCGAGGAACTCGAGTATGGAGATACTGCCTACCGGACAGCGGTATCAGTACACACCGGACTAAACAGTATGACACTGTTGCAGTGGGGTACTGAAGAACAGAAACAGGAATATCTGGTTCCACAGGCACAGGGGAAGAAGCTTGGAGCGTTTGGGTTGACTGAGCCGGACGCCGGATCGGATGCAGGGTCGTTGCGAACGCGAGCCATTCGGGATGGACACGACTACATTTTAAATGGGTCAAAAATCTGGATATCCCTTGCTGACCATGCTGACAACTTCCTGGTGTTCGCGACAGTAGACCCGGACAAAAAACATCGCGGGGTAACGGCCTTTATTGTAGAACGTGCTTTTCCAGGCGTCACTACACGACCCATTCGCGGTAAACTCGGCATCCATGGCGGAAATACGGGTGAAGTCATCCTGGAAAACGTACGCGTTCCGACCAAGAATCGTTTGGGTGAAGAAGGTGAAGGCTTCAAGATTGCCATGTCGGCGCTAGATAACGGTCGGTTTACAGTCGCAGCTGGCGCGATGGGTCTTACACGCGCTTCCCTTGATGCTTCCGTAAAGTACGCGCATGAGCGGAAGACATTTGGTGTGGAGATTGGAAGGCATCAATTGGTGCAACAAATGATAGCCAAAATGGAAGCGGGCTATCAAACTTCTCAACTGCTGGTGTTTAAGTCCGGGTGGCTCAAAAACCAGGGAATTCGCAATACACGCGAGACGTCACTAGCGAAGTGGATCGCTTCGGATATCGCGTTCAACAGTGCAAGTGACGCCATTCAGATTCACGGTGCCTATGGCTACTCAAATGAATATCCAGTGGAACGATTCATGCGAAATGCCAAAGCGTTGGTTATATATGAAGGAACTCGTGAGATCCACACGATTATGCAGGCGGAGTATGCACTCGGTTATCGACAGGATAAACAATTAAACAAAATGTTGCCTGAGTGGTCAGGATTTGACGAGTAA
- a CDS encoding CaiB/BaiF CoA transferase family protein, translating into MKALHGCTVIDFTRVLAGPFCTMNLADLGAEVIKVESVTGDDTRAWGPPFVGTESAYYLCANRNKRSLAVDLKASDVRHVITALIQKADVIIHNFKPSSLKALGLDYDQVHSINPRAIYCGISGYGLTDNRPGYDYIIQAVSGLMSITGPTDGAPHKVGVAVVDLFTGLYAAVGILSALRQRETTNVGQQIDIALYDAGLSILANVASNVLVGRQEAKRFGNEHPNIVPYQLFSTADGEIVITVGNDRQYNDFCHALGFSDLAQDERFQTNALRVTNRRELCALLEDRIRFLSTQDVLTKLSVVDVPCGPVNSVAEALESPDTYKRNMVWQTYDAFGNVLKLVGSPLKLSAANPSLQSRPPRLGEHTQEILEELGISDSQIKHMKMRGVIHTC; encoded by the coding sequence ATGAAAGCCTTGCATGGGTGTACCGTGATCGATTTCACACGCGTATTGGCAGGACCGTTTTGTACGATGAACTTGGCTGATTTAGGGGCAGAAGTAATCAAAGTCGAGTCTGTGACGGGCGATGATACTCGCGCTTGGGGACCCCCGTTTGTAGGTACGGAAAGTGCCTATTATCTGTGTGCCAACCGAAACAAACGTTCCTTAGCGGTCGATTTAAAGGCATCGGATGTACGCCATGTGATCACTGCCCTAATTCAAAAGGCGGACGTTATCATTCACAATTTCAAGCCATCTTCACTTAAGGCACTTGGACTGGATTACGATCAAGTCCATTCCATCAACCCACGGGCTATTTATTGCGGAATATCCGGCTACGGACTGACCGACAATCGACCGGGCTACGACTATATTATCCAAGCTGTCAGTGGACTGATGAGTATTACGGGTCCTACGGATGGTGCACCGCATAAGGTAGGGGTCGCCGTTGTCGATTTGTTTACCGGTCTTTACGCAGCCGTTGGAATTTTGTCCGCGCTGCGTCAACGAGAGACAACCAATGTGGGTCAACAGATTGACATTGCACTCTATGACGCAGGCTTATCTATACTGGCGAACGTTGCAAGCAACGTACTAGTTGGTCGTCAAGAAGCTAAACGCTTTGGCAACGAGCACCCAAACATTGTGCCATATCAACTGTTTTCAACGGCAGACGGAGAAATTGTGATTACAGTTGGAAATGATCGCCAATACAATGATTTTTGTCACGCTCTAGGGTTTTCTGATCTTGCTCAAGATGAGCGATTTCAAACCAACGCGTTGCGGGTGACAAATAGGCGGGAACTATGCGCTTTATTGGAAGACAGGATACGATTTCTCTCAACTCAAGATGTGTTGACTAAGTTATCCGTAGTGGATGTTCCCTGTGGACCTGTTAACAGCGTTGCAGAGGCATTGGAGTCGCCTGATACGTACAAGCGAAACATGGTATGGCAGACTTACGATGCGTTTGGAAACGTTTTGAAGTTGGTTGGCAGTCCACTAAAACTCAGCGCTGCAAATCCTTCCTTACAATCGAGACCACCACGACTCGGTGAACATACACAAGAGATTTTAGAGGAACTTGGGATATCCGACTCACAAATTAAACATATGAAAATGAGAGGGGTTATCCATACATGCTAG
- a CDS encoding aminopeptidase has product MANFKLYEVAQRILRESVKLEAGETVCIVSDTNTQEIGEVFASCVTAMGSEPTLLVINPSKTHGVEPPKTVAAAMKVADVVLQPITYAITHTDATKAALEAGARVLVMRGVTTDVMINGAVGADYQEIDRVSELVRQKMTEGRQVRVISPSGTDITLSIAGRAALTLTGIVKGPGTFAAMPDGESAIAPVEGTANGTIVVDHTMDGIGLVDSPIYLKVEQGRVTSIEGGRSAERLRTLINEADEGATNIAEFAIGTNPKARLVGNMAEDKKKEGSVHIAIGDSHVIGGTVVSSVHLDGLLLSPTVWIDNECVIDEGRLLVK; this is encoded by the coding sequence ATGGCGAACTTTAAACTCTACGAAGTGGCTCAGCGAATCCTAAGAGAGTCCGTCAAACTAGAGGCGGGCGAAACGGTTTGTATCGTATCCGACACAAACACCCAAGAAATTGGTGAAGTGTTCGCCTCATGTGTTACAGCGATGGGCTCGGAACCGACTCTTCTTGTAATTAACCCTAGTAAGACACATGGTGTCGAACCTCCGAAAACGGTCGCCGCTGCCATGAAAGTCGCGGATGTTGTGTTACAGCCAATTACTTATGCCATCACCCACACGGATGCGACGAAAGCAGCACTCGAAGCGGGAGCGCGCGTACTGGTCATGCGCGGAGTGACGACCGACGTCATGATTAACGGGGCCGTTGGCGCGGACTATCAGGAAATTGACCGCGTTTCTGAACTGGTCAGACAAAAAATGACTGAAGGCCGTCAAGTCCGTGTTATATCTCCTTCAGGAACCGATATCACGCTAAGTATTGCGGGACGCGCTGCCCTTACATTGACGGGTATCGTTAAAGGACCAGGAACTTTCGCTGCCATGCCGGATGGCGAATCTGCCATTGCCCCAGTTGAAGGTACAGCCAATGGGACGATTGTAGTCGATCATACAATGGATGGTATCGGACTCGTGGACTCTCCAATCTACTTAAAAGTCGAGCAGGGAAGAGTTACGTCGATTGAGGGGGGACGTTCTGCTGAACGGCTACGTACCTTAATAAACGAAGCGGATGAGGGAGCAACAAATATCGCAGAGTTCGCGATTGGCACGAATCCGAAAGCGCGTTTAGTAGGAAATATGGCAGAGGACAAGAAAAAGGAAGGCTCTGTCCATATCGCTATTGGTGACAGTCATGTCATTGGCGGTACAGTAGTGAGCTCCGTTCATCTGGATGGCCTCCTGCTATCGCCAACAGTGTGGATCGACAACGAGTGTGTAATTGATGAGGGTAGGCTGCTTGTGAAGTAG
- a CDS encoding xanthine dehydrogenase family protein molybdopterin-binding subunit: MKYLGQPLKRRIDPGLLTGRGQYIADLDLPGTLSAAFLRSPHAHARIRDIDLDPARNLPGVVAVFGPKEGEEFPPLPLIFPHPNLTPKTQRPLQSVVHHVGEPVAMVVAENRYIAEDAIDLIKVDYEPFPAVSLLEDVRKPNAPLAHLDLKTNLAAHFSQSIGDASVAMKEAPVVITQKFEIGRVSCLPIETRGLLANWKQGGLEPSLEVYAATQGQHEMRGIYASLFGLSEQQVHVIAPNVGGAFGAKAPFYTEDYLVAFASREVGAPVRWIEDRIEHMQSCIHEREQFHEATLGVDLDGKIMAVTDSLYANTGAYVPWGIIVPLMTSTLIPGPYKVPNYRCDVEVYYTNTVPHAPFRGAGRPQAALIMNRLLDLAADRLNLDPVEIRKKNLIHADEFPYKTGLTARDGSPQIYDSGDYNKLVNELVDLGHYQEWREKQDESRKRKFDRQIGIGVAVAIENTGYGSFEGATVRVETNGEVSVFTGAASQGQSHETTLAQVAAEVLDLPLDRISVREGDTRLFPYGTGTFASRIATIAGTAVYKAASGIKDKAIQIAAHVLEVPKERLEYHEGIVRVVDAVGKGSKELTLGQIAQHARGLFPGTTITLNIPPALEITEYFAPQGQAVTSMADMAVVEVDPETCEMRLLGYASVHDCGRMLNRMIVEGQIRGGIVNGMGTALYEEIVYDAQGQLLTSTLMDYLVPSACEVPDIALSHVETLSPLNPLGVKGAGESGAIAAPAAIQSAVQDALRNWQVNDVTRIPVKPTRIRELFKRSSVR, from the coding sequence ATGAAATACTTAGGTCAGCCGCTCAAACGTAGGATTGACCCCGGACTTTTAACTGGACGCGGGCAGTACATTGCTGACTTGGATTTACCGGGTACCCTGAGTGCAGCATTTCTTCGAAGTCCCCATGCACATGCAAGAATCCGGGACATTGATTTAGACCCGGCTCGAAACCTTCCCGGCGTAGTCGCGGTCTTTGGGCCAAAGGAAGGGGAGGAATTTCCGCCGCTGCCGCTGATTTTTCCACATCCGAATCTGACACCCAAGACACAGCGGCCTCTGCAATCCGTGGTTCATCATGTTGGCGAGCCTGTCGCGATGGTTGTTGCGGAGAACCGTTACATTGCGGAGGACGCCATAGACTTGATCAAGGTGGATTATGAGCCCTTTCCCGCTGTGTCTTTGCTAGAAGATGTGCGAAAACCGAATGCACCTCTGGCACATCTAGATTTAAAAACGAATCTGGCTGCTCATTTCAGCCAATCAATTGGGGATGCCTCTGTAGCCATGAAAGAGGCGCCAGTCGTAATCACGCAAAAGTTTGAGATTGGGCGCGTTAGTTGTTTACCCATAGAAACTAGGGGGCTGCTGGCGAACTGGAAACAAGGTGGCCTGGAACCGTCACTGGAAGTCTACGCAGCAACCCAAGGTCAGCATGAAATGCGTGGGATTTACGCGAGTTTGTTTGGGTTGTCGGAGCAGCAGGTTCATGTCATTGCACCAAATGTCGGCGGTGCCTTCGGTGCCAAAGCTCCGTTCTATACCGAAGACTATCTCGTCGCATTTGCTTCAAGGGAAGTTGGCGCTCCCGTTCGATGGATTGAAGACCGGATTGAGCATATGCAAAGCTGCATTCATGAAAGAGAACAGTTTCATGAGGCGACGCTTGGGGTCGATCTCGACGGAAAAATCATGGCAGTCACTGATTCCCTGTATGCGAATACTGGTGCCTACGTACCGTGGGGAATTATCGTGCCTCTGATGACATCGACACTCATCCCAGGTCCCTATAAAGTGCCGAACTATCGATGCGACGTGGAGGTTTACTACACAAACACCGTTCCTCATGCCCCCTTCCGCGGAGCCGGACGGCCGCAAGCGGCTTTAATCATGAATCGTTTGCTCGATCTCGCCGCAGATCGGCTCAATCTCGATCCGGTGGAAATTCGAAAGAAAAACTTGATTCACGCAGACGAATTTCCCTACAAGACAGGGCTTACCGCCCGTGACGGCAGTCCGCAGATATACGACAGCGGGGATTATAACAAGCTCGTTAACGAACTGGTCGACCTTGGTCATTACCAAGAATGGCGCGAGAAACAGGATGAATCGCGGAAGCGGAAATTTGATCGGCAAATTGGCATTGGCGTTGCTGTAGCGATTGAAAACACGGGTTATGGATCGTTTGAGGGGGCGACAGTACGAGTCGAGACGAACGGGGAAGTTTCGGTTTTCACTGGTGCGGCATCCCAGGGACAAAGCCATGAAACCACGCTCGCTCAAGTTGCAGCCGAGGTCCTGGACCTACCTCTCGACAGAATATCGGTCCGCGAAGGTGACACCCGACTGTTTCCGTATGGCACAGGCACATTTGCGAGCCGAATTGCCACGATTGCAGGGACTGCCGTGTACAAGGCGGCCTCTGGCATTAAAGACAAAGCCATCCAGATTGCGGCTCACGTGCTCGAAGTCCCTAAGGAGCGACTGGAATATCACGAAGGCATCGTCCGCGTTGTTGACGCCGTGGGGAAGGGGTCGAAGGAACTGACTCTCGGCCAAATTGCACAGCATGCTAGAGGACTCTTTCCCGGAACAACGATCACGTTAAACATACCACCGGCACTTGAGATTACAGAGTACTTTGCTCCCCAAGGGCAGGCTGTGACGTCTATGGCCGATATGGCCGTTGTAGAAGTCGACCCGGAGACATGTGAAATGCGGCTCTTAGGCTATGCGAGCGTCCATGACTGCGGTCGGATGCTGAACCGCATGATTGTCGAGGGACAAATTCGCGGCGGGATCGTGAACGGTATGGGTACCGCACTCTACGAGGAGATAGTTTACGACGCCCAGGGGCAACTTCTGACGAGTACATTGATGGACTATCTTGTTCCCTCAGCTTGTGAAGTACCAGATATTGCACTTTCACATGTCGAAACCTTGTCTCCACTGAACCCCCTAGGTGTCAAGGGGGCTGGGGAGAGCGGGGCCATCGCGGCTCCTGCAGCAATTCAATCGGCCGTTCAAGACGCATTACGGAACTGGCAAGTCAATGATGTGACTCGAATTCCAGTGAAACCCACGCGGATACGTGAACTGTTCAAACGTTCAAGTGTCAGATGA